GCCGCTTGTGCGTGCGGATCTCGAATTGTTCGCGCGACTTCTTGTCGCCGTGCGGCGAGCGCAGCACGCAGTACTTGTTGATCTTCGTCGGCAGAGGAATCGGACCGACGACCCGCGCTCCCGTCCGGCGCGCCGTATCGACGATCTCGCCGGCCGACGTGTCGAGAAGCTTGTGGTCGTAGGCCTTCAGCCGAATGCGAATCCTGGGGCTCTGCATGGCCTTACTCGATGATCTGAGTGACGACGCCGGCGCCCACGGTGCGGCCGCCCTCGCGAATCGCGAACCGCAGCCCCTCCTCGCACGCGATCGGCGTGATCAA
The sequence above is drawn from the Deltaproteobacteria bacterium genome and encodes:
- a CDS encoding elongation factor Tu, producing LITPIACEEGLRFAIREGGRTVGAGVVTQIIE
- a CDS encoding 30S ribosomal protein S10 translates to MQSPRIRIRLKAYDHKLLDTSAGEIVDTARRTGARVVGPIPLPTKINKYCVLRSPHGDKKSREQFEIRTHKRLLEILEPTQQTLDALMKLDLSAGVDVEIRT